In Agromyces sp. Leaf222, the genomic window TCTTCGATGAGGCTGCGCACGAAGTCGAAGTCGGTCTGGCTCGCGCTCGGGAACCCGACCTCGATCTCCTTGTAGCCCATGCTGACGAGCAGGTCGAACATGATGCGCTTGCGCTCGGGGCTCATCGGGTCGATGAGCGCCTGGTTGCCGTCGCGCAGGTCGACAGCGCACCAGCGCGGTGCGACCTCGATGCGCTTGGACGGCCACGTGCGATCGGGCAGGTCGACGACGATCTGCTCGTGGAAGGGGCGGTACCGGTGAACGGGCATCGCCGACGGCTTCTGGGTGTTCTTCATGAGGTGCTTCTCTCGCTTCGCGGATGATTCAGCCGACGACGAACTCCGCAGCGAGGGAGGCCTGAGAACTAGGACTCGCTGCGGCAGCTAAGGAGAAGCAGGCCGTAAGACACGCACCAAGGCTAACACTGCGACGGGCCCGCGCGCACGACACGGCGGACGGACGCCTCCCCCGAGGCCTCCGTCCGCCGTGTTCCCCCGCCTTCGCACCCCCGTGCGAAGGCCCATCTCCGCGCCCGCCCTCGGCAGGCGCGGGGTCTAGTCGATCGCGAGCGCGACCACCGGCGACACGCGCGCCGCACGCCGCATCGGAGCGACGGATGCCGCGAGCGTGAGCACTGCGGCAGCGCCCACGACGATCGCGACGATCGGCCACGGGATCACCGGGGCGACGATGCCAGGACCGCTGCCGACCGAGCCGAGGATCGACTGCGCGCCGACCCAGCCGTACGCGATGCCGAGCACCAGGCCCGTGAGCGTCGCCGCCACCGTCAGCGCCGCGGCCTCGACGAGCACCATGACCCTGATCTGCCGCCGATCGAAGCCCAGCGCGCGCAGCAGACCCAGCTCGCGCGTGCGCTGCATGACGCTGATCGACAGGGTGTTCACCAGCCCGACGGCCGCGATCACGGCGCTGAAGCCGATGAGCGTCGAGAACACCGCGACCGTGCCGTCGATCACCGGGCCGAGGGCGTCCTGCATCTCGGGCCGGTTCGCGGTCGCGACCAGCACCATGGCGCGATAGGTCTCCATCGTGACCGCGAAGGTCGTGACGAGCGTGACGCCGATCACGAGGCCGATGGTCATGCGCGCTGAGCGTTCGGGGTGGCGCACGGCGTTCTCGGCCGCGAGCCGCGCCGCTGGGCGGTCGCCGAACCAGCGGCCGACGAACCTGAGCACCGGCGGCATCACGCGGTGCGCCGCGAGCACGATCGCCGTGAACGAGAGGATGCCGCCGAGGAGCCCGATCAGCACGCCCTCGGGGCGCACGAGCCCCACGATCACGCCGAGCGCGAGGAGTCCGACGCCGAGGATGCCGAGGGTCCAGGCCACGATCGCACGGCCCTTGCGCGAGGACACCTCGTCGAAGTCGGCCTCGGTGGCGTTGCCCAGCGCCTGCGCCGGTCGCACCGAGAGCACCCGGCGCGACCCCGTCCACGCGGCGAGCCACGTGGTGACCACGACGGCGACCATCGGCACGAGCAGCAGCGGGTCGACGAGCGAGTACTCCACGCGGGGAATGCTGCCCTGCGCCATGCCGATCTCGGCGATGCCCCAGGCGGCGGCCGACCCGACCAGGGCGCCGAGCGCGGCGCCGGCGAGCCCGATGAGCAGGCCCTCGCGGGCGATCGTCGCCCGCTGCGCCCGGGCGCTCGAACCGATGAGCCGGAGCAGCGCGATCAGGCGCGTGCGACCGGCCACGACCGTCGCGACGGTGTTCGCCGTCACCACCGCACTGACGTAGACGGCGATCGTGATGAACACGCTCGCCACGAGCGCGAGCACGAGCTGCACCGTGCCGCTCTCGGAGAGGCCGTCCTCCGAGGTGATGACGGCGGCCAGGATGCCGGTGATCTGCAGCAGGGCGACGCCGAACGCCGCGGCCAGGGAGGCCACGAGCAGCGTCGGCAGGAGGTCCTTCAGCCTGGTCATGCCGCCGTCTCCATCGCGAGCATGTACGAGCTGATCTCCTCGGGCGTGGACCGAGCGGCGTCGCGCACGATGCGCCCATCGGCGAGGAACAGGATCCGGTCGGCGTGGCTCGCGGCGATGGGGTCGTGGGTCACCATCGCGATCGACTGCCCGTAGCG contains:
- a CDS encoding ABC transporter permease, which gives rise to MTRLKDLLPTLLVASLAAAFGVALLQITGILAAVITSEDGLSESGTVQLVLALVASVFITIAVYVSAVVTANTVATVVAGRTRLIALLRLIGSSARAQRATIAREGLLIGLAGAALGALVGSAAAWGIAEIGMAQGSIPRVEYSLVDPLLLVPMVAVVVTTWLAAWTGSRRVLSVRPAQALGNATEADFDEVSSRKGRAIVAWTLGILGVGLLALGVIVGLVRPEGVLIGLLGGILSFTAIVLAAHRVMPPVLRFVGRWFGDRPAARLAAENAVRHPERSARMTIGLVIGVTLVTTFAVTMETYRAMVLVATANRPEMQDALGPVIDGTVAVFSTLIGFSAVIAAVGLVNTLSISVMQRTRELGLLRALGFDRRQIRVMVLVEAAALTVAATLTGLVLGIAYGWVGAQSILGSVGSGPGIVAPVIPWPIVAIVVGAAAVLTLAASVAPMRRAARVSPVVALAID